ATGTGGATCGATTTCCGCGGCATCCGCGATGCGACGATGCGCGCGGAAAAGCTCGATTATTTCGAGAACAGCCGGCGCGCGACCTATGCCAACCGCGCCTATTGCATCGCCAATCCGATGGGCTGGCGCGGCTATTCGCGCGACATCTGGGGGCTGGCCGCCTGCGATGGTCCGGGCAATTTCGAACTGCCCTATCGCGGCGGCAGCGCGACCTTCTACGGCTATGCGGCGCGCGGGCCGCTTGGCCAGCCAGACGGGCGCGACGACGGCACGATCGCGCCGACCGCGGCATTGGGCAGCCTCGCCTTCGCGCCCGAGATCGTCGTGCCCGCGGCGGACGCGATGAAGCGCTGGCCCGGCCTGTACGGCAAATACGGCTTTCTCGACAGCTTCAACCCCTCGTTCCGCTACACCGACGTGCGGCTCGAAACGGGATCGGTCGATGCCACGCGCGGCTGGGTGGCGCGCGACTACCTCGGGATCGACCAGGGCGCGATCGCCGGCGCGGTCGCCAACATGCGCGACGAGGGCGTGTGGCGGGTCATGCGGCGCTCGCCGACGATCCGCCGCGGCCTGCAACGCGCAGGCTTCACCGGAGGGTGGCTGGGATGACGCACGCCGAAGCCGCCTCCCATCCCAATCCCCCGATCAAGACGATCACCATCGTCGGTGGCGGCACCGCGGGGTGGATGACCGCCGCGCTGCTGTCGCGCCTGTTCCTCGGCGCCTACACGATCCGGCTGATCGAATCGGAGGAGATCGGCACGATCGGCGTCGGCGAGGCGACGATCCCCGCGATCCGCACGTTCAACGGCCTGGCCGGCATCGACGAATTCGACTTCGCCCGCGCGACGCAGGCGACGTTCAAGCTCGGCATCGAGTTCCGCAACTGGGGCGGCATCGGCGACAGCTACGTCCACGGTTTCGGCAAGATCGGGCAGGACCTCTACTGGCTGCATTGCCACCAGTTCTGGCTGAAGGCGCGTGCCGCCGGCCGCGCCAAGCATCTCGACCTCTACGCGCTCAACACGCTGGCAGCGCGGATGAACCGCTTCGCGCTGCCCGATCCGTCGAACCCGCATTCGCCGATGGCGGACCTCGACTATGCCTATCATTTCGACGCGTCGCTGTTCGCGCGCTTCCTGCGCGGGCGGGCGGAGGCGGCGGGGGTGACCCGGATCGAGGGGCGGATCGTCGCCGCCAACCGACGCGGGCACGACGGCTTCCTCGACCATGTCGTGCTCGCCGACGGGCGCACGGTCGACGGCGATCTGTTCGTCGACTGTTCGGGTATGCGCGGGCTGCTGATCGGCGATGCGATGGGCATCGGCTACGAGGACTGGAACCAGTGGCTGCTGTGCGACCGCGCGCTGGCGGTGCCGAGCGCGCGGGGGCCGGGGCCGCTGACGCCCTATACCCGGTCGACCGCGCATGCCGCCGGGTGGCAATGGCGCATCCCGTTGCAGCATCGCACCGGCAACGGCCACGTCTATGCCAGCCAGTTCGTGTCGGACGACGCCGCGGCGGATACGCTGCGCGCGCATCTCGACACGCCTGCGCTCGGCGATCCGCGGCCCGTCCGCTTCCGTCCCGGCAAGCGCCATCGAGCGTGGGAGAAGAACGTCGTCGCGCTGGGTCTAGCCGGTGGCTTTCTCGAACCGCTCGAATCGACCAGCATCCACCTGATCCAGACCGGCATCCTGCGCCTGATCGCGCTGTTCCCGGGCCGCGGTTTCAATGCCGCCGACATCGACGAATACAATCGGCAGACCGATTTCGAATATCGCGACGTGCGCGATTTCATCATCGCCCATTACAAGGTGACCGAGCGCGACGATTCCGAATTCTGGCGATACCTGAAGGCGATGGACGTGCCCGACAGCCTGACCGAACGGCTCGATCTGTTTCGTGCGTCGGCGCGCTTCTTCATGCATGGCAAGGCGGAACTGTTCCGCGAGGAAAGCTGGGTGCAGGTGCTGCTCGGCCAGCGGCTCGAGGCGGCGTACGATCCGATGGTCGACATGATCCCCGCCCAGGAGGCGAACGCGTTCCTGCGCGATGTCGAGGACGTGGTGGCCGATGTCGCGAGGGGCCTGCCGACGCATGAGGCGTTCATCGCCCGCCATTGCCAGGCGCCTGCCACCGCAGCCTGATGCGCGGGGGAGACTGTGACAGTTCGGCAACAACCGGAATGATAGTGAAACGCGCCTGACGTGGCTGGTTGTAACCGGTTACGGTGGCGAGTAACCGGTTCCATACGCCCTTCGCGATCCGTGGAGTCGACGCGCGTCGTCCATGCGCCACGGAAGCAAAAAGGGGCTGGTGATGGTGAGGGGATGAACATGGCTTCCAGGATTCAACGCGCGCACGTCCGTCGCGGCATTTCGGCAGCGGCGCTCGCCGCGGCACTGGTCTTCGGCGCGCCCGCGCTTGCGCAGGCGACGTCGACCTTGCGCGGCCACGTCGAGGGGCCGACCGGCACGACGGTGACGATCACCGATCTGACGACGGGCCAGGTCATCACCGCGCGCACCAACGCGACCGGCGACTATACCATCCCCGGCATCCGCCCGAGCACGTATCGCGTCGACGTCGCCGGGCAGAAGCCCGAACAGGTCGTCGTGCCGATCGGCCAGATCATCACCGCCGACATCGGCACGCCCGATCAGGCCGCCGAAACCACCACCGTCACGGGCAAGAACGCCGGCGACATCATCGTCACCGGCCGCCGCACGCAGGAAGTGCGCACCGCCGAGGTCGCGACCAACGTGTCGCAGCAGCAGATCGAAAGCCTGCCGCAGAGCGACCGCAACTTCCTGAATTTCGCCGCGCTCGCGCCCGGCGTCGCCGTCACGCCGGGCCGCGGCAACCGTCAGGTGCAGGCGGGCGGCGTCAGCGCCGACAACATCAACGTCTTCATCGATGGCCTCAGCCTCAAGAACCAGGTCAACCACGGCGGCGTCGCCGGCCAGAACTTCAGCCAGGGCAATCCCTTCCCGCAGCTGGCGGTGCAGGAGTTCAAGGTCGACACGCAGAACTTCAAGGCCGAATACGAACAGGCCGGCTCCGCGATCATCACCGCGGTGACCAAGTCGGGCGGCACGTCGTTCCACGGCACCTTGTTCGGGGAATGGCAGCCGAGCTCGTTCTACGGCACGAAATATTTCGATCGTCCGGGCAACGCCAACAACATCGACGGCTCGCGCAAGCAGGGCGATTACGACCGCAAGCAATATGGTGGCGACCTGGGCGGCCCGATCATCAAGGACGTGCTGCACTTCTACGGCGCGTTCGAGGCGACCGACCAAAAGGCGCCGTCGAAAGCCGTGCTGCTCGGCAACACCAACGCGACCGATCCGACGCAGATCGTACCGCAGGCGATCGCGCAGCAATATAACGGCAGCTATCCGCAGGACTTCCACCAGAAGCTCTACTTCGGCAAGCTGACCGCCTTCGTCAGCAACGCCGACACGGTGAACTTCAGCGGCTTCTTCCGCCGCGAAAGCAATCTCGCTGACTTCGGCGACACGTCGGTCCCGTCGCACGGCCATCTGTTGCAATCGAAGATCGACCTGTACCAGCTCGAATGGAACCATCGCGGCGACAACTGGCTGAACGAGGCGACCGTCGCCTATAATACGGTGTTCAACGGCACGCCGCGCACCAGCAGCGGCCCGGAAATCAACCTGGGCTTGCCGGGCGCCGTCGTCGCGCAGCTCGGCACCAACGGTTTCGAACAGGCCGACAACCAGAAGACGTGGACGTTCAAGAACAACGTCACCTTCTTCGGGCACGGGCATATCGTGAAGGCGGGGGCGAAGGTTTCGCTCAACGACCTGTCGCGATCCGAAGACAATCTGGGCAACGGCGCCTATTATTTCCGGCCGTCGACCTACACGACCTTCGACGCATCCACCCCGCTGCAGGCGGCGGTGTCGGTCGTGCCGGTGCGTCCGGCGATGGCCAAGGATACGCAGATCGGCGTGTTCATCCAGGACGACTGGACAGTCAATTCGCATCTGACGGTCAACGCCGGCCTGCGCTGGGATTACGAGACCAACGCGAAGAACGAGAAGTTCGTGACGCCCGCCGGTATCGTCACCGCACTGCGCAACTATCAGCCGTGGCAGGCCGCGGGGATCAACCCGAACGATTACATCTCCACCGGCACCAATCGTAAGCCCTATTGGAAGGCGTTCCAGCCGCGCCTGGGCGTTTCCTACGACGTCAACGGCGACCGCGATCTGGTGCTCTTCGCGGGCGCGGGTCGCTATTACGATCGACCCTTGTTCATCGCGTCGGGGATCGAAACCGTGAAGGCGCTATACCAGCGCACCGTCACGCTCAGCTTCTGCGACGGTCCGGGGCAGCCGACCTGCGCCTCGGTGCGTGCCGGCAACAACGGCGCGCTGCCCGCGACGACGCTGGCGTGGAATGCGAACTACAAGAATGTCGATGCGCTGCGCGCCGCCGCGACCGCGACCGGTGTCGGCGGCGACGTGTGGCTGCTCAACAACGATACCAAGCTGCCCTATTCGGATCAGTTCAACTTCGGCATGCGCAAGCGGGTCGGCGCGATCCAGACGTCGGTCACCTTCAGCCACGTGCGCAGCCACAACATCTTCAAATACGTCCGCGGCAACCGCCTGCCCAATGGCCAGTATACGACGCAGGGCGATCAGTGGATCGAGGACAATTTCCCGGCGCAGGGCATCCTGCCCGGCTATAGCGGCAAGCTGAACATCGGGTCGAACGACGGCAAGGCCTACTACACCGCCGTCTACTTCACCGCTGAAAAGCCGTTCGTCACCGGATCGCGGTGGGGCTTTACCTCGACGCTGACGTTGCAGCGCGCGCGGTCGAACGTCGCGCAGGAATTGCAGGGCGACGAATTCTACAACGGTCCGCGCGTCGATGCCTATGGCATCAACTATGTCGCGGGCGTCGAGAAGTGGCGCTTCGTCGGCACCGGCATCGCGCGCGGTCCATGGGATACCAAGCTGTCGGTCACCGGCACGTTCAGCTCGGGTCCGTCGTTCGGTCAGGTCATCAGCCGTCCCGCACCTGCAGAGTTCCTTAATTCAAGCGGGACCTACGGCAATTTCGGCGGCGTGTTCTGGCCCGACCAGATCGTCGGCTATGCCTCGGTTGATGCGCGCATTTCGAAGACGTTCACGATGCCATGGGGCCACGATCTCGAGGTCAATTTCGCGGCGTTCAATATCTTCGATTCGGTCAACCGCACCTATTCGGCATGGGGCGCGGGATCGGGTGTGAACCCGACCAAGCGCGAAAACGACACGCAGGGCGTGCCGCGCTCGTTCCAGGTCGGCGCGCGCTACAAGTTCTGAGTGTAAATTAGAGAAAATTAGCGGATAATGCCCGCCACATTTGCATAATATGGTGGCGGGCATGAATAAAAGTGAAGAATTAGAAGTTTCCGCAGACTGGAGTCCCGCTGCCTACTGTTCCTGTCCGTGAGTCGTAATTGAATATATAAACACATCGCGGAGCCCCGTTATATACGGGAACCTCATGCTTTGCTGGACCATAAACATAGGTATAATAAGAGCCCAAAACATCAACAATGTGTGACGCTGTCCAGTCGTTGACTGGCTGGCTATTGACGTAAAATATATAGCCGGAGTCCATTTTTTCTTGGACTATTCTTATCCATTCATCCCGGCCTTGTTGGGTAAATTGAGATAATATAGTGTATCCTTTATAGGTATCTTGGGCGGATAGTTCTTGCGGGGTCATAAAAAGCGACGCTAGAAAGAATGTCAAAATCTTGATGCGCATCACGAGACACTCCCTATGAAAGGTTATTTTCTCGACTACCTTGAGAAGATCCCGGTGATATATATAAGGCGGTGTGCACAGATCGGCAATGTTAATTGCGTCGCAAATGGCATGTTTCGCAAGTAGATTCGTCAAATATCGTAGATACAGAATGCACGTTTAGAAAAAGCCATTTGCCGCCTCGTTTCTACATATTTTGCACGCTGATCGACTCAGCGAAAGTCCGGGGCCGTATGGAGTCGTTAGGCAAACATCTGGCCCACCCCGTGGCTCCACCGAAACGCCCCGATCGTGAGCGCGCCAGCATGACCCCCAGCCTGATCCGCGTCGGCGCAACGCAGAGCCCGGTCGTTATCGTCGATGATGCGACCGGCGATCCCGCTCGTATCGTCGACCTCGCCGCCGCGCTGGCACCCTTCCCGACCATGTCCGGCAGTTACTATCCCGGCGTCCGGCGCGTGCTGACGCCGGCGGACGGCGCGGCGCACGATTATGCGACCGGGCTGCTCCACGCCCTTGCCCCCTTTATCGGCGGCGCGTTCGACGTCGACGGCTTCGACTGGATCGAGGGGAGCTTCTCGATCGTCACCGCGGATCCCGCCGCGCTGTCGCCGGCGCAGCGCGCGCCGCATTTCGATGCGGCCGACCCCGCTTACATCGCGGTGCTCCATTATCTGTCCGACACCCCCGGCACCGGCACCGCTTTCTATCGCCAGCGCAGCACCGGGATCGAGCGCGTCGACGCCGCTAACCGCGCCGCCTTCGTCGCCGCCGCGCGCCGCGACAGCGCCGCGCTTACGGGCTACACCAACGCCAGCAACGCCGCCTTCGAACAGATTGGCGCGGTTGAAGCGAAACGCGACCGGGTCGTCCTCTACCAGGGGTGCCTGCTCCATTCGGGCATCATTCCGCCGGGCATGCCGATGAGCGCCGACCCGCGCATCGGCCGCCTGACCGCCAACCTCTTCATCCAGGCGCAACGATGATCGCCAGCCTTCTTCTCGCCGCGGCGGCGCAGCACACCTACGCCAACCCGGTCGACATCGACTATCGCTACAATTTCGAACAGGTGAACGAGGGCGTATCGTACCGCACCGGCGCGGACCCGGTGATCGTGCCGTTCAAGGGCGCCTATTATCTCTTCCTGACGCTGGCGGACGGATATTGGCGATCGACTGATCTCGTCACCTGGCGCTTCGTCACGCCCAGCCGCTGGCCGGCGGAGGGAATCGTCGCGCCCGCGGTGACGTCGGATGGCGAGCGTTTGCTCATCATGCCGTCGATGACGACGCAGGGGACGATCTACGCGACCAGCGATCCCGCGAGCGGCCGAATCGACTATTTCGTGCGCCGTATGCCGGCCTTGCCCAATGCGGTGAAATCGGGGCTGGAGGACACGATCAAGCCGGGGCAGGTGCCGCCCGGCCCGTGGGACCCGGACTTGTTCCAGGACGATGACAAGCGCTGGTACCTTTATTGGAACTCGTCGAACGTCTTTCCGATCTACGGCGCGCCCGTATCGTTCGCCGATGGCAGGATGACGTACGGCACGCCGCGCCGCTCATTCATCCTGCTCGATCCGGACAGGCACGGCTGGGAGCGGTTCGGGCAGGATCATAGCGGCACGCTCCCCAACGGCACGCCGATCAAGCCCTTCATGGAGGGCGCGTGGATGACCAAGGTCGCCGGGCGATATTATCTGCAATATGGCGCGCCCGGCACCGAATATAATTCATACGCCACAGGCACGTATGTCGGCACCTCGCCGATGGGGCCGTTCACCTATGCGCCCTACAACCCCGTCGGCTACAAGCCCGGCGGGTTCGTGCAGGGGGCGGGACACGGCAACACGTTTCAGGACCTCAACGGCAATTGGTGGAACACCGGCACGCCGTGGATCGGCTACAACTGGACATTCGAGCGGCGGATCGGCATGTGGCCGACGGTGTTCGACGCGGACGGGCAGATGCGCGTGTCGACGCGTTTCGGCGATTTTCCGCAGCGGATGCCGACCGCGCGGTTCACCGATCCCGATGCGCTGTTCACCGGCTGGATGCTGCTGTCCTATCGCAAGGCCGCGACGGCGAGTGCCAGCGTCGCCGGCCATGGCCCGGCGGATGCGACCGACGAAAATCCGCGCAGCTTCTGGCTGTCGCCGACGAAGGCCGCCGGCGCGACGCTAACGATCGATCTGGGCGCGGTGAAGACGGTGCGCGCGGTGCAGGTCAATTTCGCCGATTATCAGGCGGGGCGGTTCGGCGATGCGCCCGACATCTATACCGAATTCCGGCTGGAACAGTCGCTCGACGGGCGGACGTGGCGCCCGCTTGCCCGGACGGAGGCGCCGCGGCGCGACCGGTCCAACGCCTATTTCGAACTGCCTGCACCGGTGCGCACGCGCTATGTCCGCTACGTCCACGGCCATATCGGCGGCGCGCATCTCGCGATCAGCGACCTGCGCGTGTTCGGGTCGGCGGGCGGCGCGATGCCGGGCGCGCCGACTTTGGTCGCGGCCACGCGCGGCGCCGACACGCGCGATGCCACGATCCGCTGGCGGCGGGTGCCCGGCGCGGTCGGCTACAACGTGCGCTGGGGCATCCGGCCCGACCGGCTCGCGCTGACGTATCAGGTCTTCGCGGACCGCGTCGCCGATGGCGACGCCGCGACGCTACCGTTGCGCGCGCTGACCGTCGGCCAGCGTTACTATGTCGCGGTCGAGGCGTTCGACGAGAATGGCGTCTCGTCCTTGAGCCGCGTTGCGGCGATGTGAAGTCGCGCACGGCGAGGGACTTAAAGTTGCCGATCGCTGCTGCTACCCGGTCGTCATGACGCCGCAGATCACCGTCACCCGCCACGGCCGCGAGGACCAGCCCGTCGTCGTCATCGACGCCTTCGCCGATGCCGAAGCTTTACGCGAAGACGCGGGCTTCCTGTCGTTCGTGCCGATCGGCGAACATTATCCCGGGATCCGCGCGCAGGTGTCGCCCGCAATGCTGCGCCCGATGCTTGCCACGATCGCGCCGGTCGCGGCGGAGGTGTTCGGGTTGACCGACCTCGATGTCGTCGATGCCTTCTACTCGCTGGTCACGGTGCCGCCGTCCGCGCTCGCGCCGATCCAGCGACTGCCGCATTTCGACGAGGTGTCGCCAAGCCGGCTTGCCTTGCTCCATTTCCTGTCGCCCGACGAGAGCAGCGGGACCGCCTTCTACCGCCAGCGCAGCACCGAATTCGAATCGGTCGATGCTGCGCGCCTGCCTGCCTACCGCGCCGCGCTGCAGGCCGATCTGGCGCGCCATGGTCTGCCCGATGCCGGCTATATCGCGGGCGACACGCCAATATTCGAACAGGTCGCGCTGCATCGCGGGCGGTTCAACCGCGCGATCCTCTATCGCTCGAACACATTGCATTGCGCCTATATTCCGCCCGGCCTCGCGCTCAGCGACGACCCGTTGTCGGGGCGGCTGACGGTCAACACCTTCCTCGACGGACGGCTCGTCTTGTAACGCTCTGTTGCCCGAATATCACGCCGCGATCCGGCGGCATGAATACGTATGTGGCCATGTTGGCACGAAATCCCCCTTTGTTCACAAGCACTCGGGTTACGCCGGCCGATCGTCCTCCCATGACAGGGGGCGGGGGCACGGCATCACTCTTGGGGGAGGATCCTTCTCGTGGCCCGTTCCGTTTCGTCGTTCTCGCTGCGCCGCCGCGCCGCGCTCCGCACCACCACCGTCGGCCTTGGCAGTCTGTTCCTGGCGACGGGCGGCGCCGCATTCGCGCAGGAGACGCCCAACCCGCAGTCGCCCAACGCCAATCCGCCCGCCGCCGCGACAGTGCAGGCGCCGGCCCCCGCCGCCGAGCCGACGCCGAACCAGGATGCCGAGCAGGCGAAGACGCAGGCGGATGCGGCGGGCGACGGCCAGGACATCGTCGTCACCGGCATCCGCGCCAGCCTTGCAAGCTCGGCCAAGATCAAGCGCAACTCGACGCTGATCGTCGACAGCGTCTCGGCCGAAGACGTCGGCAAGCTGCCCGACGTGTCGATCGCCGACAGCCTCGCGCGCCTGCCCGGCGTCACCGCGCAGCGCCTCGAGGGCCGCGACCAGCGCCTGTCGATCCGCGGCCTCGGCCCCGATTTCTCGACCACCTTGCTCAACGGCCGCGAGCAGGTGACCGTCGGCGACAACCGCGGCGTCGAATACGACCAGTATCCGTCGGAATTCTTCCGCAACGTCAACGTCTACAAGTCCGCCGACGCGTCGCTGATCGCGGCGGGCATCTCGGGCACCGTCGATTTGCGCATGCTGCGCCCGCTTGACCAGCCGGGCCGCGTCGTCGCGATCAATGCGCGCGGCCAGATGAACGGCATCGACAGCCTCAACCCGGATTCGTCACGCTACGGCTATCGCGCGTCGGCGACCTATGTCGACAAGTTCGCGGACGATACGCTCGGCATCGCGCTCGGCGTGTCGGCGACGCAGACGCCGTCGCAGGACGAACGCTACAACGCTTGGGGCTATTCGGGCAGCGGCACCGCCGCCGATCCCTATGTGCTGGGCGGCGCCAAGCCCTACGTCCAGTCGAACGAGCTGCGCCGCTACGGCGGCGTCGCGACGATCGAGTGGCAGCCGTCGGAGAATTTCCACTCGACGTTCGACGCGCTCTATTCGAAGTTCAAGGAAGAGCAGCACCTGCGCGGCGTCGAGTTCCCGCTCGGCTTCTCCGATCCGGTGAAGAGCGGCATCCAGACCAACAACGGTTTCGCGACCGCGACGACGTTCAGCAACGTCTTCGCCGTGATGCGCAACGACTATAACCGACGCGACGCGGAGAATCTGTCGCTCGGCTGGAACAACGACCTGAAGGTCACCGATCGCATCCACTTCAACGTCGACGCAAGCTGGAGCCGCGCGACGCGCACCGACTTCCTGCTCGAAACGAACGCGGGCACCGGATATCAGAAGTCGGGCGTGCCCGATCGCGTGACGGTGACGCAGAATGCGAACGGCACGTACCGGATCGTGCCGACGCTCGATTACACCAACACCAACATCTTCAAGCTCACCGACCCGCAGGGCTGGGGCTACAACGGTACGCAGCCCGTCGTGCAGTCGGGCTTCCTCAACCGTCCGAGCTTCAAGGACGACCTGAAGTCGCTGCGCGCCAGCTTCAACGGCGAGATCGACGGCAGCATCGTCAAGAGCTGGGAAGTCGGCGGCAATTACAGCCGGCGTGAGAAGACGAGCGCCTATTCGTCCTACTTCCTGTGCCCGACCGGCGGCGGCACGAACTGCACCGTCGCCAGCGGCACGCCGACGACCGCGCCGGTGCCGACTGCGGCGCTGCTCGGCACCAACGTACCGCTCGCCTATCTCGGTATTCCCGCGATGCTGACCTGGGACCCGCTCTACGTCTACAACAACGCGCTCAACAAGGCGTTCGACGGCCGTCCGTCCGCGCTGGTCCGCGACAATGTCGTGACCGAGAACGTCTGGACGGGCTATGCCAAGATCAACCTCGACGGCGATCTCGGCGGCAAGGCGGTCAAGGGTTCGCTCGGCGTGCAGGTCGTCCGCAGCGAGCAGCGCGGCACCGGCCAGATCGCGAGCGTCAACAACGGCGCCGTCACGCTGGCGCCTGCCGACCAGAAGGAAACCTATACCAACGTGCTGCCCAGCGCGACCTTCTCGGTCGAGCTGATCCCGAGCGGTTACATCAAGATGGGCGCGTCGCAGACGATGATCCGTCCGCGCCTCGACCAGGAGCGCGTGACGCAGGACGTGTCGATCAACATCGCCAACATCGGCCGGACGCAGCCGGGCCTGCTCTTCCCGGTCTTCTCCTCGAACGGCGGCAACGTCGCGCTGCGTCCGTATCAGTCGACAAACATCGACCTGTCGTTCGAGAAGTATTTCGACGGCGGCGGCTATGTCGCGGTGTCGGGTTACTTCAAGCACCTCACCGACTTCGTCGATCCGAACAACAGCTATGCGTTCAACTTCACCGGACTGCTGCCGGCATTGACGCCTGCGCAGCAGGCGCAGGTGATCGCCGCGAACCAGACGATCGGCACCGTGTCGGCGCCCGCCAACACGGGTCGCGGCGAGGTGATGGGCGTGGAGGGCACGATCTCGCTGCCGTTCAAGATGCTGACCAGCGCGCTCGACGGCTTCGGCGTGTTCGTCACCGGCAACTACACCGACTCGACGATCAAGTATGCCAACAGCCCTGCGCCGATCACGCTGCCCGGCCTGTCGGACGTCACCGCCAGCGGCACGCTCTATTTCGAAAAGTGGGGTTTCCAGGCACGCGCCAACTATCGCTACCGGTCGAACTTCCTCGCCGAGGTGGCGGGCCTGTCGGCGGCGCCGACGTATCGCACCGCCAAGTCGGAAGGCATTCTCGACGCGCAGATCGGCTACGAATTCCAGGAGGGCTTCCTGAAGGGCTTCTCGATCCTGGCGCAGGCCAAGAACCTGACCGACCGGCCGTTCATC
This portion of the Sphingomonas sp. FARSPH genome encodes:
- a CDS encoding tryptophan halogenase family protein, encoding MTHAEAASHPNPPIKTITIVGGGTAGWMTAALLSRLFLGAYTIRLIESEEIGTIGVGEATIPAIRTFNGLAGIDEFDFARATQATFKLGIEFRNWGGIGDSYVHGFGKIGQDLYWLHCHQFWLKARAAGRAKHLDLYALNTLAARMNRFALPDPSNPHSPMADLDYAYHFDASLFARFLRGRAEAAGVTRIEGRIVAANRRGHDGFLDHVVLADGRTVDGDLFVDCSGMRGLLIGDAMGIGYEDWNQWLLCDRALAVPSARGPGPLTPYTRSTAHAAGWQWRIPLQHRTGNGHVYASQFVSDDAAADTLRAHLDTPALGDPRPVRFRPGKRHRAWEKNVVALGLAGGFLEPLESTSIHLIQTGILRLIALFPGRGFNAADIDEYNRQTDFEYRDVRDFIIAHYKVTERDDSEFWRYLKAMDVPDSLTERLDLFRASARFFMHGKAELFREESWVQVLLGQRLEAAYDPMVDMIPAQEANAFLRDVEDVVADVARGLPTHEAFIARHCQAPATAA
- a CDS encoding TonB-dependent receptor; protein product: MASRIQRAHVRRGISAAALAAALVFGAPALAQATSTLRGHVEGPTGTTVTITDLTTGQVITARTNATGDYTIPGIRPSTYRVDVAGQKPEQVVVPIGQIITADIGTPDQAAETTTVTGKNAGDIIVTGRRTQEVRTAEVATNVSQQQIESLPQSDRNFLNFAALAPGVAVTPGRGNRQVQAGGVSADNINVFIDGLSLKNQVNHGGVAGQNFSQGNPFPQLAVQEFKVDTQNFKAEYEQAGSAIITAVTKSGGTSFHGTLFGEWQPSSFYGTKYFDRPGNANNIDGSRKQGDYDRKQYGGDLGGPIIKDVLHFYGAFEATDQKAPSKAVLLGNTNATDPTQIVPQAIAQQYNGSYPQDFHQKLYFGKLTAFVSNADTVNFSGFFRRESNLADFGDTSVPSHGHLLQSKIDLYQLEWNHRGDNWLNEATVAYNTVFNGTPRTSSGPEINLGLPGAVVAQLGTNGFEQADNQKTWTFKNNVTFFGHGHIVKAGAKVSLNDLSRSEDNLGNGAYYFRPSTYTTFDASTPLQAAVSVVPVRPAMAKDTQIGVFIQDDWTVNSHLTVNAGLRWDYETNAKNEKFVTPAGIVTALRNYQPWQAAGINPNDYISTGTNRKPYWKAFQPRLGVSYDVNGDRDLVLFAGAGRYYDRPLFIASGIETVKALYQRTVTLSFCDGPGQPTCASVRAGNNGALPATTLAWNANYKNVDALRAAATATGVGGDVWLLNNDTKLPYSDQFNFGMRKRVGAIQTSVTFSHVRSHNIFKYVRGNRLPNGQYTTQGDQWIEDNFPAQGILPGYSGKLNIGSNDGKAYYTAVYFTAEKPFVTGSRWGFTSTLTLQRARSNVAQELQGDEFYNGPRVDAYGINYVAGVEKWRFVGTGIARGPWDTKLSVTGTFSSGPSFGQVISRPAPAEFLNSSGTYGNFGGVFWPDQIVGYASVDARISKTFTMPWGHDLEVNFAAFNIFDSVNRTYSAWGAGSGVNPTKRENDTQGVPRSFQVGARYKF
- a CDS encoding DUF6445 family protein, with the translated sequence MTPQITVTRHGREDQPVVVIDAFADAEALREDAGFLSFVPIGEHYPGIRAQVSPAMLRPMLATIAPVAAEVFGLTDLDVVDAFYSLVTVPPSALAPIQRLPHFDEVSPSRLALLHFLSPDESSGTAFYRQRSTEFESVDAARLPAYRAALQADLARHGLPDAGYIAGDTPIFEQVALHRGRFNRAILYRSNTLHCAYIPPGLALSDDPLSGRLTVNTFLDGRLVL
- a CDS encoding DUF6445 family protein; translated protein: MTPSLIRVGATQSPVVIVDDATGDPARIVDLAAALAPFPTMSGSYYPGVRRVLTPADGAAHDYATGLLHALAPFIGGAFDVDGFDWIEGSFSIVTADPAALSPAQRAPHFDAADPAYIAVLHYLSDTPGTGTAFYRQRSTGIERVDAANRAAFVAAARRDSAALTGYTNASNAAFEQIGAVEAKRDRVVLYQGCLLHSGIIPPGMPMSADPRIGRLTANLFIQAQR
- a CDS encoding family 43 glycosylhydrolase, with protein sequence MIASLLLAAAAQHTYANPVDIDYRYNFEQVNEGVSYRTGADPVIVPFKGAYYLFLTLADGYWRSTDLVTWRFVTPSRWPAEGIVAPAVTSDGERLLIMPSMTTQGTIYATSDPASGRIDYFVRRMPALPNAVKSGLEDTIKPGQVPPGPWDPDLFQDDDKRWYLYWNSSNVFPIYGAPVSFADGRMTYGTPRRSFILLDPDRHGWERFGQDHSGTLPNGTPIKPFMEGAWMTKVAGRYYLQYGAPGTEYNSYATGTYVGTSPMGPFTYAPYNPVGYKPGGFVQGAGHGNTFQDLNGNWWNTGTPWIGYNWTFERRIGMWPTVFDADGQMRVSTRFGDFPQRMPTARFTDPDALFTGWMLLSYRKAATASASVAGHGPADATDENPRSFWLSPTKAAGATLTIDLGAVKTVRAVQVNFADYQAGRFGDAPDIYTEFRLEQSLDGRTWRPLARTEAPRRDRSNAYFELPAPVRTRYVRYVHGHIGGAHLAISDLRVFGSAGGAMPGAPTLVAATRGADTRDATIRWRRVPGAVGYNVRWGIRPDRLALTYQVFADRVADGDAATLPLRALTVGQRYYVAVEAFDENGVSSLSRVAAM